From the Musa acuminata AAA Group cultivar baxijiao chromosome BXJ3-7, Cavendish_Baxijiao_AAA, whole genome shotgun sequence genome, one window contains:
- the LOC135643747 gene encoding alkylated DNA repair protein ALKBH8 homolog, translated as MSLTVIFQKELFSVVGTSLGSVLEFFSTMRNRPASDAVALLSINWFILGTLSSRTLPVIAHMLAPSAIRIAVQLPPRIPSIRRLCVGRRAIKLQDHQNDILPSSDRRHHPTGRRLQVFKDIFFPVSLLASDLGIPGIYLVHDFITVEEEKRLLAEVDNRQWRSLSKKRVQHYGYEFLYEVNEYPCVVGLSPHIDTHSAFDELIFSPSTAGPCIMEFRRYPEGTWCHPTASVNEIHEDTPLLSSYITRKAIFLPPRSMILMSGEGRYAWHHYIPHRKVNNFLQVDRVGEKAIGRSSRRVSFTFRKVRKGPCCCPYKQYCDSQLECRNQQVKQNIVK; from the exons ATGAGTCTCACCGTAATCTTTCAAAAAGAGCTATTTAGTGTTGTAGGCACATCTCTTGGCAGCGTGCTGGAGTTTTTCTCAACCATGAGGAACAGGCCGGCTTCCGATGCTGTTGCTCTACTTAGTATCAACTGGTTCATTCTGGGTACTCTCTCTTCTCGGACGTTGCCTGTCATTGCTCATATGCTTGCACCGTCAGCCATCAGGATTGCTGTTCAGCTG CCACCCCGAATTCCCAGCATCCGACGGTTGTGCGTGGGCCGGAGAGCCATAAAATTACAAGATCACCAGAACGACATTTTACCTTCCTCCGATCGACGCCACCATCCAACCGGGCGCCGTCTGCAG GTAtttaaagatatattttttccAGTATCTTTGTTGGCATCAGACTTGGGGATTCCAGGAATTTATCTTGTGCATGATTTTATCACTGTGGAGGAAGAAAAG AGACTCCTTGCAGAAGTTGACAATAGGCAGTGGAGAAGTCTGTCGAAAAAAAGAGTTCAGCATTATGgttatgaatttttgtatgag GTTAATGAATATCCATGTGTGGTAGGCTTATCCCCACACATAGACACTCATTCGGCATTTGATGAACTCATCTTCAGCCCTTCAACAGCTGGCCCATGCATTATGGAATTTAGGAGATATCCTGAAGGGACTTGGTGCCATCCAACTGCATCTGTTAATGAAATACATGAAGACACCCCGCTTTTATCCTCATATATTACTAGAAAAGCTATTTTTCTTCCTCCTcgttctatgatcttgatgtctgGGGAAGGGCGTTATGCTTGGCATCATTATATTCCACATCGCAAG GTAAATAATTTTTTGCAGGTTGATAGAGTAGGGGAAAAGGCAATCGGAAGAAGTTCACGTAGGGTTTCTTTCACTTTCCGTAAG GTTAGGAAAGGACCATGCTGCTGTCCATACAAGCAGTACTGTGACTCTCAACTGGAATGTAGAAATCAGCAGGTAAAACAAAACATAGTCAAATAA